From the Helianthus annuus cultivar XRQ/B chromosome 17, HanXRQr2.0-SUNRISE, whole genome shotgun sequence genome, the window ATTATTCGAAGTCCGCAAGATATTATAGGGGAGATTAAATTGAGAGATTTCGGTTGGGTTAAAAATAGATTTTCGTATAAGTAATATTAGTTGACGGAATGGTGTAAATCCCGTTGTAATTTGTTTGCCTGTCACCCGTTTAGGTCAAGGGTGTTTGTGTGTTTGGCCTTTTGCCCAGTTAGGTCCAAGaagtgttttaatgaagttttcttttaaaaaaaaatagtagatttTTCTCTCTAGAGAGAATCCTTGTCAAGTGTCGCAAACTAATGCAACTCTAATTCGATTTCGTAACGAACTAATGCAACTCTAATTGGATCTTGTAATTGAACTCTAATTGGATTTTGTAATTGAAAACGATAGGTGGAAATATCTACCGGCCAAATTGGGCCCTTACAGGAATTCGGTTAAAAAAAGGTTTGTAGTCCAAAAGATAAATTCTGAACTAGACCCCACCCCCTTATGTAGGCCAAGCTATTGCAGGATACAAAATATAAACGAACAGGAAATATGAACAAAACAGTCTGTTCGACACTTTATTACCAAATCAAAAATCCCTTGACATTTGCAAAATACGTTCACAATCATTAGTTTATACTAAACCAAACTTTATCCTACTAAAGACCCAACTTTTGTACACTCAAACAAACTAGATAAGCAtgcaaaataaaataaactaagtAACGTGATACTTCTAAACATTCAAACTAATAATTAAGTAATAATAAACTTGACAATTTCTTTTCACCCATACACAACTTTATAAGAATATTCATATTATACATTTTATTTTCAAACGAAACATGCAAAAACATATACTAGAAACAAACACCATCAAGCATTGTGATCATATAAATAAACATGACATGAGATGGAACATGTATGAAATCAAACACTATAAGCACCAAAAGTACCATATGGTCCGATGTTTTTCCCGCCACAGGTGGCAATAAACACTTCCTCGACCTTTGACTTCTCAACCGAGCTATTGCAAATGTTTGCAAAGGCTCTCATGTGCTTCATGCCGTATTGAGTTAGCAACCCACAATGCTTCTCAAATAACCGAGCCTTTGATCAAACACCAATCTCATTTAGCAAAGCGGTCATATAATACAACAAAAAGTGGAAAAGTTTGTAGTTTATGCTACAAGTGTAAAACTTACCGTAGATTTAAAACATTCCCAGTCATCCACTAGAGGCAACCCAGGAGCTCTAGCCGAGTGGAGGGTCGAACGgccattttgaggtccaaaaaGAAGCACCCCGATCATGTCAATGCTACTATCTAAATGCCCCCTATGTGTCAACGTCTCTGTGATCTCTCTCAGAATTTCAGGTCTTGTTGATTCGGATGATTTCTTGTACTACAAGTAATGCAAACAAAGCAAAAGTTACTAAATAATACAACGAAAGCTTATTTACTTTTGTACCTAGAAAACAACGAAATGAACGCGCATACGTACTCTTTGCCACAAGAATATAAGATCGGCATCTCTTTGATTTACGCCATCAAGCTTATCAAAGTGAATCTGATTAGCAGGGAGGTTTACTGTTGCTGGATCAAATCCTAGATACAAATAGACCTTCTCGGGTTTAATGTCTTTGGATCCATATTCCATGACATGTGAACCAGTATTGTAAGTATTGGAATTAGATGTCCTTTTCTTCACCTGTATATGAAAATGcactattttaataaaaattctTACGAGCGCGTGTAAGTTCACGATAAAAAAGAACACTTTGTCTTGGCTTAACCTTGTTGAATTGTTGTTCGAGAGATTCTTTCTTCAGGTTGTGAGTCTCGCTGTTGAGAATAACCCATACAAAGTTCAAGCAGGATTCTCAAATCTTAAACAAAGTATATACCATCAAATGAAACACAAAACAAGTATATGCAAATTTAAACACACACTAGGACACTTGAATGGATGCATGAAACAGAAGTACCTATCTTCCATCCAAGCAACACTATATAGATCTCCTAAGCAAGTTATATACTCAGGCGGTGGAGAAGGTTCCGTCCCGGGACAATATGTTCCATAACTATTCTCTTGAGCCCCCGATGCTGTCGTGGCATATATGTTAAGGTCTTCCGGAAGTATGCCTTCGAAGATGCTTCCACTCTCACATGCTTCCAAGTATATAACCTACATTGATTAAACTTTTTTTAGGAAAGCAACAATTTAACCTTTTGTTTGCATACATATTTGTAGGTGTTCCTTTTCTAACATTAAGTATATAGGGACCATCTCCATATAATTAAGTTACCATTTCCTTATATGTACCCATGGCATGTTTCTTTTTCAAGACATCTACCAAGTCTTTTGCTACAAGATGAGGCTCGTTAGGCATTCCTACAACCAAAGTTATACCAATGAGACATATTATAAGTTGGTACTCCTAAATGAAAATTTGTGCGCACTTACCAAGCACTCCAGGACCTCCATGATCAGAGTAGAAAAGAAAGATCCGATCCTCCGGTTTGCTATCGACAACCTTCCCACTTCCACCTTTTACAGCACTTCTGTCACCAAGAAGCACGGCAGACAAATTATCTACGGTGACATTCTTTCCAGTGTAATCCTACATATATAATAACACCTTCTTTAGTTGACTGATGGATATGGTCACATAGCAAACAGATTGTTTGCAAATATCCCATCCaacatttctttatgttttttttagaaaCATAGCAACGTACCTTCGGCACACCGGCATAGACGTCTTCACCTTTTGGGCTATTGATAATGATGCCGGGCCTTGGATTCATTTCACTTTTTGCAATATCGTCGTACATGAATACAACTATGTTTTCATCTTTCAAACCTCCCTTTT encodes:
- the LOC110922574 gene encoding legumain — its product is MPNPMYCYNGSKNCRSHLASTYGSRAHITTRVIFSLCMPYALFLYTLKPSTPPSSQAPSIFSLSNTQLTMVSRIICFTLVLVTVVALSYGAAGRGSSGGQKWRWGWDPLIRSPVDAEQEVDEQMTNGTKWAVLVAGSKGYGNYRHQADVCHAYQVLKKGGLKDENIVVFMYDDIAKSEMNPRPGIIINSPKGEDVYAGVPKDYTGKNVTVDNLSAVLLGDRSAVKGGSGKVVDSKPEDRIFLFYSDHGGPGVLGMPNEPHLVAKDLVDVLKKKHAMGTYKEMVIYLEACESGSIFEGILPEDLNIYATTASGAQENSYGTYCPGTEPSPPPEYITCLGDLYSVAWMEDSETHNLKKESLEQQFNKVKKRTSNSNTYNTGSHVMEYGSKDIKPEKVYLYLGFDPATVNLPANQIHFDKLDGVNQRDADLIFLWQRYKKSSESTRPEILREITETLTHRGHLDSSIDMIGVLLFGPQNGRSTLHSARAPGLPLVDDWECFKSTARLFEKHCGLLTQYGMKHMRAFANICNSSVEKSKVEEVFIATCGGKNIGPYGTFGAYSV